The DNA window CACCAGCAGCCGCTCCCGCGGCCGCCACCCGAGCAGGTCGGGGAAGCGGACCACGGCCAGGGTCAGGATCGCCACCACGTAGCTGGCCACGTCCAGCAGCAGGATGCCCTTGAGTTCGATCGCGGCCAGCAGGCCGGCGGCGAACACGGGCATCAGCAGCATGGCGAAGCCGTTGGTGAGCTGGGTGACGCCCATCGCGTGGCCCAGGTAGCGCTTGGGCACCAGCTGGGGCACCGCCGACTGGAACGCGATGCGCTGGAACGACCCGGCGACCTGACTCAGCGCCACCAGGGCGTAGATCATCCACAGCCGCAGGTTGTCCGTCCAGAGCAGCCCGGCCAGCAGGAGCTGGATCGAGCCGGCGCTGGAGCTGGCGATCATCATGATCTTCCGCCGGCTGACCCGGTCGGTGATCGCGCCCGCGACCGGCAGCATCAGCACGCCGCAGATCAGGGCCAGGCCCCAGAGCAGGCCCAGGTTCGCCACCGAGCCGGTCTGGGTGAACAGCCAGATCGGCAGGGCGAACGCGGTGAGCGCCGAGCCGGTGGTGGAGACGAGCTGGCCGAGGGTCACCGCGACGAACCGGGCCATGCTCGGCTTCACCACGGCTTTCTCCGCCGCGCGGGCCTCGCCGACGCGCTGGTGGTCGGCGACCACCCAGCCGGCGTCCTCGCCGCGGGCCTGCGCCGTCAGCATGGAGACGTCGTCGGCGCGCACCGCCGGGTGGGTCTCCGTGACGATCTCGGCCAGCTCGTCGGCCCGGTACTTGAGGAAGAAGTGCCCGGCCTGGTCGAGGACGACCAGCCCGAGGGTGTCGCTGAGGAACTGCCACTCGGCGTACCGCTCGGTGTAGTAGTCCGTCACCGGGTCCTCGGAGCCGACCACGGAGACGATGGGTGCGTTCAGCTTGGTCGCCCCGGTGTCCAGCAGGTTGGTGAAGTACTCCTCCGAGTTGCGGGAGTCGGCCCGCATGTTGCTGATGATCCGGTCCGCCTGCTCCGGGTCCAGCTCGTCGGTGTCGACGCCCATCGACTTGAGCCAGCTCGCGTAGTGCTTGTTGCTGCGCAGCTGCTCCAGGCGGTTGCGGGCGGTCGCGTACAGGCCCTTCGGCCGGGCGAACGGGAACATCGCGCCGATGTACAGCGCCTCCAGTTCCCGGCCGGCCGCCTCGACCTTGCGGGCCACCTCGGCGACGATCGCGCTGCCGACGCCGCAGTGGCCGTAGAGCACGAGCGGGCCCTCGATCCGCTCGACGATCTCGTCGGCGACCCGGCGGGTCAGCTCCTCGAACGGCAGCCCCTCCTCGCTCAGCCCCACGTCGTGGCCGGGGATGGCCAGCGAGTACAGGGCGTTGCCGGCGGGCAGGGCGTCCGCGAGCGGCTGGTAGACGATCGCGCTGCCGCCGCCGTACGGGACGCAGACGTACGTGCGGACGCGCTGGCCGGCCGGGATCGGCTTGGTCAGCTCGTACAGCAGCCGGCGCGGGCCGTCGTCGGCGGCGTCGCCGGACATGAACGCGGCCAGCTCGCGGATGGTCCGCTGCTGGAACAGGTCCATCACGCCGACGGGCCGGCCCCCGTGCTCCGCCTTGCGGATCTTCGCCACCACCTGGGTGGCGAGCATCGAGTGCCCGCCCAGGTCGAAGAAGTCGTCGTCGATGCCGAGCGTGTCGACGCCCAGCACCTCCGACCAGATCCCCGCCAGCAGCCGCTCGGTGTCGTCGCGCGGCTCGACCAGCGCCACCGACGCCTCCCGGGTCACCACCGGGGCGGGCAGCGCCCTGCGGTCGAGCTTGCCGTTCGGGCTCAGCGGCAGCGCGTCCAGGGTGACGAACGCGGTCGGCACCATGTACTCGGGCAGGCTCTCCTTCAGCGCCGCCTTCAGCGCGGCGTGCTCGGCCTCGCCGACGACGTACGCGGTGAGCCGCTTGTCGCCCGGGGTGTCCTCGCGGACGATCACCGCCGCCTCGGTCACCGCCGGCTGCTCGCGCAGGGCGCTCTCGATCTCGCCCAGCTCGATGCGCAGGCCGCGCAGCTTCACCTGGTGGTCGATCCGGCCGAGGAACTCGATGACCCCGGCGGGCCGCCCGTCGGCCGCCGCGCCGCCGGCGGTGCCGGACGGCTCGACGCGCCAGCGGGCCAGGTCGCCGGTGCGGTACAGCCGGGCGCCGGGCTCGCCGGAGAACGGGTCGGGCAGGAACCGCTCGGCGGTCAGCGCCGGCCGGCGGTGGTAGCCGCGGGCCAGCCCGACGCCGCCGATGTGCAGCTCGCCCGCGACGCCGACCGGGCACTCGTTGCCGGCCGGGTCGAGCACGTGCAGCCGCAGATTGGCGATCGGCCCGCCGATCGGCACGCTGGTCAGCCCGGCCAGCCGGGCCGGGTCGCAGTGCCAGGCGCTGACGTCGATCGCCGCCTCGGTCGGGCCGTACAGGTTGTGCAGCTCGCACCAGGGCAGCCGGGCGGTGAACTCCGTCGCCGAGGCCAGCGGCAGTTCCTCGCCGGAGCAGATCACCCGGCGCAGCGCCGTGGCCGCCTCGACGCCGTCCTCGCCGAGGAACACCGTCAGCATCGACGGGACGAAGTGGGCGGTGGTGATCCGCTCGGCGACCAGCAGGTCCCGCAGGTACGCGGCGTCCTTGTGGCCGCCGGGCTTCGCCAGGACCAGCCGGGCGCCCTCGCGCAGCGGCCAGAAGAACTCCCACACCGACACGTCGAAGCTGGCCGGGGTCTTCTGCAGCACGGCGTCGTCGGCGGCCAGCCGGTACGTCTTCTGCTTCCAGTCCAGCCGGTTGACGATGCCCCGGTGGGTGTTGGGCACGCCCTTGGGCCGGCCCGTGGAGCCGGAGGTGTAGATGACGTACGCGAGGTTGGCCGGGCCGGCCGTCGGCGCCGGGTCGTCGGTGGGCTGGTCGACCCAGACCGCCTCGTCGTCGAGGGCGAGCACGGTCGCGCCGGTGTCCGGCAGCACGTCGCGCAGGTGCCGCTGCACGAGCACGACGGGAGCGTCCGCGTCGGTGACCATGAACGCCAGCCGGTCGGCCGGGTACTCCGGGTCCAGCGGCAGGTACGCGCCGCCGGCCTTGAGCACGCCGAGCAGGCCGGCGACCAGCTCCACGGAGCGCTCCGCGCAGACCCCGACCAGGGTCTCCGGGCCCACCCCGGCGGCGCGCAGCCGGTGGGCGACCCGGTTCGCGGCGGCGTTCAGCTCGGCGTACGTCACCGAGCGGCCCTCGAAGGTGACCGCCACCGCGTCCGGGGTGGCGGCGGCCCGCTCCTCGAACGGGCCGTGCAGGGTCTGCCCGGTCGGGAAGTCGGCCGTGGTGTCGTTCCAGCCCGCCAGCAGCTCCCGCTCGCCCGGGGCCACCAGCGGCAGCGCCGAGACCGGGGTGTCCGGGGCGGCGACGACCGCCCGCAGCAGGGCAATCCAGCGCTCGGCGATCCGCTCGACGGTGGCCCGGGTGAACAGGTCGGTGTTGAAGACCAGCTTGCCCCACAGTCCGTGGGCGGTCTCCACGGCGTGCAGCTCGAAGTCGAACCGGGTGGCCCGCAGCTCCATGGGGTTCCACTGGAAGCGGACCTCGGCCGAGTCGGAGACCCCGGTGAACCGGCCCATCTCGTAGTTCTGCAGCACGAACATGGCCTGGAAGACCGGGGACCGGCTGACGTCGCGGGGCAGGCCCAGCTCGTGGACGACCTTCGCGAACGGCACCTCGGCGTGTTCGAAGCCGTCCAGCACGCTGCGCCGGGTGCGCTCCAGCAACTCGGTGAACGTCGGGTCCCCGGCCAGCTCGGCGCGCAGCGGCAGCATGTTGATGAACATGCCGACCAGGTTCTCCAGCTCGGGGGCGGACCGGCCGGCCACGGACGCGCCGACGGCGAAGTCGTCCTGGCCGGAGTGCCGGGCCAGCAGCACCTGGTACGCGGCGAGCAGCGTCATGAACAGCGTGGCCCCGGTGGCGCGGGTGAGCGCGTTGAGCCGCTCGGTGTCCGCCGGGTCGAGGGTGAACTCGACGAAGTCGCCCCGGTAGGTCTGGGTGGCCGGGCGGGGCGCGTCGAGCGGCAGCTCCAGCGGGGTGCTGCCGGCCAGCCGCTGCTTCCACCAGTCCAGGTGCCCCCGGGCCGCGGGCCCGTCCAGCTCCCGCGCCTCCCAGACGGCGAAGTCGCCGTACTGCACGGGCAGGGCGGGCGGCTCGCCGCCGTGGTAGTAGGTGATCAGGTCGCGCAGCAGCACGTCCACCGACCAGCCGTCGCCGACGATGTGGTGCTGGCCGAGGAACAGCACGTGGTCGTCGTCGGCCAGCCGGATCAGCAGGGCGCGCAACAGGGGCCCGGTGGCCAGGTCGAACGGCTCCGCCGCGGCGGCCTCGACCAGCGCCTGCGCCGCCCGCTCGTCGGCGGCCCCGGTGACGGTCAGCGGCACCTCGACGGCGTCCTCGACGACCACCGTCGGCCGGCCGTCGGCGTCGGCCGGGAACCGGGTGCGCAGCGACTCGTGCCGCCGGGTCAGGGCGGCCAGCGCGCCGCGCAGCGCCCCCACGTCCAGCGGGCCGCGCACCCGCAGCGGCACCGGGATGTGGTACGCCGCCTCGCCCGGAGCGATCTGGTCCATGAACCAGACCCGCTCCTGGGCGTACGACAGCGGCACCTCGGCGCCCTCGGGCCGGGGTGTGACCCGGGCGGCCGGGGCGGCGGTCTGGCGTCTGCGCAGCCGCTTGGCGATCAGCGCCTGCCGGGCCGCCTCCCGGGCCGGATCCCTCAGGTCGGTCATTCGGTGCTTCCCTCTTCCGTCGCCAGCAGCTCGGCGACCTCGGCGTCGGAGAGCTCGTCGAGTTCCGCGGCGATCAGGCTCTCGATCTGGGCGGCCAGGTCCGCCACCACAGGGCTGCCGAACAGCGCCCGCATGGGCAGGTCGACGTCCACCTCGGCCCGGATGCGGGCCATCGCCCGCATGCCGCGCAGCGAGTTGCCGCCGAGGGCGAAGAAGTCGTCCAGCGCGCCGACCTTCTCCACGCCGAGGATCTCGGCGTACACCTCGGCCACGAGGACCTCGGCGTCGGTGCGCGGGGCGACGTAGGCGTCCTCCTCGACGACCGCGCCGGCCGGGGCCGGCAGCGCGGCCCGGTCGAGCTTGCCGTTCGGGGTCAGCGGCAGCGCGTCCAGCCGGACGTACGCGGCCGGCACGAGGTGCGCGGGCAGCTCCCGGGCCAGCGCGGCGCCCAGCGTCGCGGTGTCGGCGTCGCCGACCAGGTAGCCGACCAGCGTCGGCTCCCCCGAGTCGGTGCGGACGACGACGGCCGCCTCGCGCACCCCGGGCCGGGCCAGCAGCGCCGACTCGATCTCGCCCAGCTCGATCCGCATGCCGCGCACCTTGACCTGGTCGTCGCGGCGGCCCAGGTACTCCAGCGTCCCGTCGGCCCGCCACCGGGCCAGGTCGCCGGTGCGGTACATCCGCTGCCCGGCCGGCCCGTACGGGCAGGGCAGGAAGCGCTCGGCGGTCAGGCCGGGCCGGCGCAGGTAGCCGCGGGCGAGCTGGTCGCCGGCGACATACAGCTCGCCGACCACGCCCGGCGGCACGGGCTGGAGGGCCGCGTCGAGCAGCAGCGCCCGGGTGTTCCAGGTGGGCCGGCCGATGGAGACGGGCCCGGCCGCCAGCTCCTCCCCCGGCGCGATCCGGGCGGCGACGCAGCCGACGGTCGCCTCGGTCGGGCCGTACTCGTTGACCACCGCGACGCCCGGGTTGGCCGCCCGCCACTCGGCGAGCTGCTCGCCGGTCAGCGCCTCGCCGCCGATGACCAGGTCGACGGTCGGCGACAGCGCCTCCTCCAGCAGCGGCAGATGGCTGGGGGTGACCTTGAGGAACGCCGGCCGGCCGCCGGCCCGGGCGCCCGGGTCGTCGATCGCGGCGAGCCGGACGGTGCCGCCGGCGGTGAGCGGCCCGAGCAGCCCGGTGACGGTCAGGTCGAACGACACCGGCGAGTGCAGCAGCGCCGCCCCGGCCAGCCCCGGGTAGGTGGCCCGCGCCCAGGCCAGGTACGCGGTCACCGAGCGGTGCTCCACCACCACGCCCTTCGGCCGGCCGGTGGAGCCGGAGGTGTACAGCACGTAGGCCGGGTGCTCGGGGCGCAGCGGGGCGAGCCGGTCGGCGTCGGTCAGGTCGGCCGCGTCGAGGTCGGCGGCGGTGAGCGGGTCGAGCACCAGCGCGTCGCCCGGCACCAGGCCGGCGGTGTCGGCGGTGGCCAGGACCAGCGCCGGCTCGGCGTCCTCCAGCAGGTACGCGACGCGCGCGGCCGGGTAGCCGGTGTCCACCGGCACGTACGCCGCGCCGGACTTGAGCACGGCCAGGATCGCCACCAGCAGGTCGACGGAGCGGGGCAGCGCCAGGGCGACCCGGGTCTCCGGGCCGGCGCCCCGGGCCACCAGCAGCCGGGCCAGCCGGTTCGCGGCGGCGTTCAGCTCGGCGTACGTCAGCTCGGCGCCCTCGCAGACCAGCGCGGTGGCCTGCGGCGTGGCGGCGGCCTGCCGCTGCACCTCGGCGACGATCGTGCCGGCCGGCCGGTCGTGGGCCGTGTCGTTCCAGGTCGCGAGGACGAGCTGCCGCTCGGCGTCGTCGAGCAGCGGCAGCTCGGACACCCGCCGGCCCGGGTCGGCGGCCGCGGCGGCGAGCAGCCGGACGTACCGGGCGACGACCGCCTCGGCGGTGGCCCGGTCGAACAGGTCGGTGCGGTAGACCAGCCGGCTCTCCCCGGCGGTGACGTCGAAGGCCAGGTCGTCCTTGGTGGTGCCCAGGGCCACCGCGTCCAGGCCGGAGTCGGGGATGAAGTTCAGCGCGGTCTGGAAGATCGGCTGCACGGACGGGTCGCGCTGCGGCGCGACCGCCTCGACGATCTTCTGGAACGGCGTCTGCCCGTGCTCCATCGCGTCGACCAGCCCGCCGCGTACCCGGCCGAGCAGCTCGGCCACGGTCGGGTCGCCGGACAGGTCGCAGCGCAGCGCCACCGGGTTGACGAACATGCCGATCAGCGGGGTCACCTCGGGGGTGTCCCGGCCGGCGGTGGAGACCCCGACGACCACGGTCTCGTCGCCGGAGATCCGCGACAGCAGGGCGGCGAACGCGGTCAGCAGCACCATGTACGGGGTGGCGGCCGACGCGGCGGCGAGCTGGCCGACCCGGTCGAGCAGCCCGTCCGGCAGGTCGAAGCGCACCTCGTCGCCGGCGAAGCCGAGCCGCGCCGGGCGGGGCCGGTCCATCGGCAGGCCGGTGACGGCCGGCGCGCCGGCCAGGTGCGCCTTCCAGAAGCCGAGCTGCCGGTCCAGCTCCGCGCCGGCGAGCTGGTCGCGCTGCCAGGCGGCGAAGTCGGCGTACTGGATGGGCAGCTCGGGCACGTCGGCGGGCGCGCCGGTCAGCGCGGCCCGGGCGAACGCGTCAAG is part of the Micromonospora olivasterospora genome and encodes:
- a CDS encoding non-ribosomal peptide synthetase produces the protein MTREWTFPASYAQERVWIANQLDTDSPVYNITYVSAFPAGLDADAVTGVVNQVLARHEALRTHLRMDDGALAQVVREHEPVRLPADDLSGLPEHEWRARLDALSTELARTPIPLDAPPLWRARLVRLAEAWALVFVVHHAVYDSHSAVLFGRELDAFARAALTGAPADVPELPIQYADFAAWQRDQLAGAELDRQLGFWKAHLAGAPAVTGLPMDRPRPARLGFAGDEVRFDLPDGLLDRVGQLAAASAATPYMVLLTAFAALLSRISGDETVVVGVSTAGRDTPEVTPLIGMFVNPVALRCDLSGDPTVAELLGRVRGGLVDAMEHGQTPFQKIVEAVAPQRDPSVQPIFQTALNFIPDSGLDAVALGTTKDDLAFDVTAGESRLVYRTDLFDRATAEAVVARYVRLLAAAAADPGRRVSELPLLDDAERQLVLATWNDTAHDRPAGTIVAEVQRQAAATPQATALVCEGAELTYAELNAAANRLARLLVARGAGPETRVALALPRSVDLLVAILAVLKSGAAYVPVDTGYPAARVAYLLEDAEPALVLATADTAGLVPGDALVLDPLTAADLDAADLTDADRLAPLRPEHPAYVLYTSGSTGRPKGVVVEHRSVTAYLAWARATYPGLAGAALLHSPVSFDLTVTGLLGPLTAGGTVRLAAIDDPGARAGGRPAFLKVTPSHLPLLEEALSPTVDLVIGGEALTGEQLAEWRAANPGVAVVNEYGPTEATVGCVAARIAPGEELAAGPVSIGRPTWNTRALLLDAALQPVPPGVVGELYVAGDQLARGYLRRPGLTAERFLPCPYGPAGQRMYRTGDLARWRADGTLEYLGRRDDQVKVRGMRIELGEIESALLARPGVREAAVVVRTDSGEPTLVGYLVGDADTATLGAALARELPAHLVPAAYVRLDALPLTPNGKLDRAALPAPAGAVVEEDAYVAPRTDAEVLVAEVYAEILGVEKVGALDDFFALGGNSLRGMRAMARIRAEVDVDLPMRALFGSPVVADLAAQIESLIAAELDELSDAEVAELLATEEGSTE
- a CDS encoding non-ribosomal peptide synthetase/MFS transporter is translated as MTDLRDPAREAARQALIAKRLRRRQTAAPAARVTPRPEGAEVPLSYAQERVWFMDQIAPGEAAYHIPVPLRVRGPLDVGALRGALAALTRRHESLRTRFPADADGRPTVVVEDAVEVPLTVTGAADERAAQALVEAAAAEPFDLATGPLLRALLIRLADDDHVLFLGQHHIVGDGWSVDVLLRDLITYYHGGEPPALPVQYGDFAVWEARELDGPAARGHLDWWKQRLAGSTPLELPLDAPRPATQTYRGDFVEFTLDPADTERLNALTRATGATLFMTLLAAYQVLLARHSGQDDFAVGASVAGRSAPELENLVGMFINMLPLRAELAGDPTFTELLERTRRSVLDGFEHAEVPFAKVVHELGLPRDVSRSPVFQAMFVLQNYEMGRFTGVSDSAEVRFQWNPMELRATRFDFELHAVETAHGLWGKLVFNTDLFTRATVERIAERWIALLRAVVAAPDTPVSALPLVAPGERELLAGWNDTTADFPTGQTLHGPFEERAAATPDAVAVTFEGRSVTYAELNAAANRVAHRLRAAGVGPETLVGVCAERSVELVAGLLGVLKAGGAYLPLDPEYPADRLAFMVTDADAPVVLVQRHLRDVLPDTGATVLALDDEAVWVDQPTDDPAPTAGPANLAYVIYTSGSTGRPKGVPNTHRGIVNRLDWKQKTYRLAADDAVLQKTPASFDVSVWEFFWPLREGARLVLAKPGGHKDAAYLRDLLVAERITTAHFVPSMLTVFLGEDGVEAATALRRVICSGEELPLASATEFTARLPWCELHNLYGPTEAAIDVSAWHCDPARLAGLTSVPIGGPIANLRLHVLDPAGNECPVGVAGELHIGGVGLARGYHRRPALTAERFLPDPFSGEPGARLYRTGDLARWRVEPSGTAGGAAADGRPAGVIEFLGRIDHQVKLRGLRIELGEIESALREQPAVTEAAVIVREDTPGDKRLTAYVVGEAEHAALKAALKESLPEYMVPTAFVTLDALPLSPNGKLDRRALPAPVVTREASVALVEPRDDTERLLAGIWSEVLGVDTLGIDDDFFDLGGHSMLATQVVAKIRKAEHGGRPVGVMDLFQQRTIRELAAFMSGDAADDGPRRLLYELTKPIPAGQRVRTYVCVPYGGGSAIVYQPLADALPAGNALYSLAIPGHDVGLSEEGLPFEELTRRVADEIVERIEGPLVLYGHCGVGSAIVAEVARKVEAAGRELEALYIGAMFPFARPKGLYATARNRLEQLRSNKHYASWLKSMGVDTDELDPEQADRIISNMRADSRNSEEYFTNLLDTGATKLNAPIVSVVGSEDPVTDYYTERYAEWQFLSDTLGLVVLDQAGHFFLKYRADELAEIVTETHPAVRADDVSMLTAQARGEDAGWVVADHQRVGEARAAEKAVVKPSMARFVAVTLGQLVSTTGSALTAFALPIWLFTQTGSVANLGLLWGLALICGVLMLPVAGAITDRVSRRKIMMIASSSAGSIQLLLAGLLWTDNLRLWMIYALVALSQVAGSFQRIAFQSAVPQLVPKRYLGHAMGVTQLTNGFAMLLMPVFAAGLLAAIELKGILLLDVASYVVAILTLAVVRFPDLLGWRPRERLLVAIANGLRYSWQHRGFRLMLGYFALGNVFLAPALVLTTPLVLSFATATQVAQVALAEALGAVAGGVLMSLWGGPRNRRMIGVLIGNLGTAVGCVVIGLDASVAMICVGAFWLAMSMTTAQSIYATIVQVKVPQRYHGRVFSLNQTISWSTLPIGFAVLAPAATGLFEPMLAPGGALADSVGAVIGTGAGRGIGFAYVCFGAALVLVTLGGFAIRMLRRFDVEVPDSLPDDLIGAQERERRLAARAAERRQEEEKVPVGV